The following proteins are encoded in a genomic region of Pikeienuella piscinae:
- a CDS encoding ribose-phosphate pyrophosphokinase → MKPEISIRMIAGNSNRKFAEAMARRISVYRGEPVRLADVRVEQFNDGEIFVEIYDNVRNEEVFVIQSTSKPANDNLMEILILTDALRRASAKRITAVMPYFGYARQDRKTAARTPISAKLVANLLTEAGVDRVLTMDLHAGQIQGFFDTPVDNLYAAPVFALDVKHHFKDLDDVIVVSPDVGGVARARELAKRIGVGLAIVDKRRGAPGEVESMTVIGDVSGRRCIIVDDICDTAGTLCKAGDLLLGQGATEVHSYITHGVLSGPAVERITSSSMKSLVITDSIQATPDVKAAKNIRVVSVAPLFAQAMLNVAAGNSVSSLFDEAMLGPIYEAFYRFD, encoded by the coding sequence ATGAAGCCTGAAATTTCCATCCGCATGATCGCCGGCAACTCCAATCGCAAATTCGCAGAAGCGATGGCGCGAAGGATTTCCGTCTACAGGGGCGAGCCGGTGCGGCTCGCGGATGTCCGGGTCGAACAATTCAACGATGGCGAGATCTTTGTCGAGATCTACGACAATGTCCGGAACGAGGAGGTTTTCGTCATCCAGTCGACGTCGAAACCGGCGAACGACAATCTCATGGAGATCCTGATCCTCACCGATGCGCTCCGCCGCGCCTCGGCCAAGCGCATCACCGCCGTCATGCCCTATTTCGGCTATGCGCGGCAGGACCGTAAGACCGCCGCCCGGACGCCGATCAGCGCGAAGCTGGTCGCCAATCTGCTCACTGAGGCCGGCGTCGACCGGGTCCTGACGATGGACCTTCACGCCGGACAGATTCAGGGGTTCTTCGACACGCCGGTGGATAATCTTTACGCCGCGCCGGTATTCGCGCTGGATGTGAAACATCATTTCAAGGATCTCGACGACGTCATCGTCGTATCCCCCGATGTCGGCGGCGTCGCGCGGGCGCGGGAGTTGGCGAAGCGCATCGGAGTCGGCCTCGCCATCGTCGACAAGCGCCGCGGCGCGCCGGGCGAGGTCGAATCGATGACCGTGATCGGCGACGTCTCCGGGCGGCGCTGCATCATCGTCGACGATATCTGCGACACCGCCGGGACGCTCTGCAAGGCGGGCGACCTTCTGTTGGGCCAGGGCGCGACCGAAGTTCACTCCTACATCACCCACGGCGTGCTTTCCGGCCCTGCGGTGGAGCGGATCACCTCGTCCTCGATGAAGTCGCTCGTCATCACCGACTCGATCCAGGCGACGCCGGATGTGAAGGCGGCGAAGAATATCCGTGTGGTCTCCGTCGCTCCGCTGTTCGCGCAGGCGATGCTGAACGTCGCCGCCGGCAACTCCGTCTCCTCGCTCTTTGACGAGGCGATGCTCGGCCCGATCTACGAAGCGTTCTACAGATTCGACTGA
- a CDS encoding CsbD family protein codes for MNSDQIEGKWEQLKGGVQKQWGELTSDDIDVIQGNRKQLVGKIQERYGKAQADAEREVDNWLANQ; via the coding sequence ATGAATTCCGATCAGATTGAAGGCAAGTGGGAACAGCTCAAGGGCGGCGTCCAGAAGCAGTGGGGCGAACTCACGAGTGACGATATCGACGTCATTCAAGGCAATCGCAAGCAGCTCGTCGGCAAAATCCAGGAGCGCTACGGCAAGGCGCAAGCCGACGCCGAACGCGAAGTCGATAACTGGCTCGCCAATCAGTAA
- a CDS encoding SRPBCC family protein, with protein sequence MTEESDSRVLTLDRVLDAPRAAIWRCWTEPELLKRWFCPPPVVVAHAEIDLRVGGGSVVVMRGPVGNEMPASGVYLEIVPEERLVFTDAFAPGWRPSEAPFMVGSIDLMDEAGGTRYIARARHWSDADRERHEEMGFHEGWGIAASQLETLAQSL encoded by the coding sequence ATGACTGAAGAGAGCGACAGCCGCGTGCTCACGCTCGACCGGGTGCTCGACGCCCCCCGCGCCGCGATCTGGCGCTGCTGGACGGAGCCCGAACTTCTGAAGCGCTGGTTCTGCCCGCCGCCCGTCGTCGTCGCGCACGCTGAAATCGACTTGCGGGTTGGCGGCGGCAGCGTTGTGGTGATGCGGGGACCGGTCGGAAATGAAATGCCGGCGAGTGGCGTCTATCTCGAAATTGTTCCGGAGGAGAGGCTGGTCTTCACCGACGCTTTCGCACCCGGCTGGAGACCGTCCGAAGCGCCGTTCATGGTCGGTTCGATCGATCTGATGGACGAGGCGGGCGGCACGCGCTACATCGCCCGCGCTCGGCACTGGTCCGACGCCGACCGTGAACGCCACGAGGAGATGGGGTTTCACGAGGGTTGGGGGATCGCCGCGTCGCAACTGGAGACGCTTGCCCAGAGTTTATGA
- a CDS encoding TetR/AcrR family transcriptional regulator, which yields MVKRGTAREKILNAALRVIRSKGYAATSVDELCAAAGVTKGAFFHHFPSKEALAVAAAGHWSETTGELFAAAPYHALPDPLDRVFGYLDFRRELLKGRTPEFTCLVGVMAQEVHVCSPAIRAACERSIWGHARTLESDIEAAMKARGVTGFCARSLALHTQCVIQGAFILAKAKGGPAIAVESVDHLRRYVELLFSTDTKEKSDD from the coding sequence ATGGTGAAGCGTGGAACGGCGCGGGAGAAGATTCTGAATGCGGCGCTGCGCGTCATTCGGAGCAAAGGCTACGCCGCGACCAGCGTCGATGAGCTCTGTGCGGCCGCGGGAGTGACCAAAGGCGCGTTCTTCCATCACTTCCCGTCCAAGGAGGCGCTGGCGGTCGCCGCAGCCGGACATTGGTCGGAGACGACGGGCGAGCTTTTCGCCGCCGCGCCCTATCACGCTCTTCCCGATCCGCTGGACCGTGTCTTCGGTTATCTCGATTTCCGTCGCGAACTGCTGAAGGGAAGGACGCCGGAGTTCACCTGTCTCGTCGGCGTGATGGCGCAGGAGGTCCATGTATGCAGCCCCGCGATCCGCGCCGCATGCGAGCGTTCGATCTGGGGCCATGCCAGGACGCTCGAATCCGATATCGAAGCCGCGATGAAGGCGCGCGGGGTGACGGGTTTCTGCGCGAGAAGCCTCGCTCTGCACACGCAATGCGTCATTCAGGGCGCTTTCATCCTCGCCAAGGCGAAGGGCGGGCCGGCGATCGCCGTCGAGAGCGTCGATCATCTGCGCCGCTACGTGGAACTGCTGTTTTCGACCGACACGAAGGAGAAATCCGATGACTGA
- a CDS encoding serine/threonine dehydratase, protein MSVTLADILEAEAAIRPHVRRTPVMEVDPADFGIEWRGRISLKLECMQHTGSFKARGAFATLLTPPDDRRPAVAVSGGNHGAAVAYAAGALGLEATIFVPEYAPRRKLDRIRSYGPDLRVVGDTIAETMNAYRAHLDETGARAVHPYDAPLTVAGQGTVGLEWMEQAPDMDAVLVAIGGGGLISGVGVAMAAGPMVIGVEPVGAACAHEARRVGAPVEAVPTSFAKDSLGAPALGTLTHELIDVHVEDLVLVEDDAIRAAQAMLWRVCSVAAEPGGACALAALISGVVTPEPGAHIGVLVCGANFDLGTLPD, encoded by the coding sequence ATGAGCGTCACACTCGCCGATATTCTCGAAGCCGAAGCCGCGATCCGCCCGCATGTCCGGCGCACGCCGGTTATGGAGGTGGACCCGGCGGATTTCGGTATCGAATGGCGTGGCCGGATTTCGCTCAAGCTCGAATGCATGCAGCATACTGGCAGTTTCAAGGCGCGCGGCGCCTTCGCGACCCTGTTGACGCCGCCTGACGACCGACGCCCGGCGGTCGCGGTGTCCGGCGGCAATCACGGCGCCGCGGTCGCCTATGCGGCCGGCGCGCTCGGTCTGGAGGCGACGATCTTCGTTCCGGAATATGCTCCGAGGCGGAAGCTCGACAGAATTCGTTCCTATGGGCCTGATCTCCGCGTCGTCGGGGACACCATCGCCGAAACGATGAACGCCTATCGCGCCCACTTGGATGAGACGGGCGCGCGCGCCGTGCACCCATACGACGCGCCGCTGACGGTTGCGGGGCAGGGAACCGTCGGGCTGGAATGGATGGAGCAGGCGCCCGATATGGATGCGGTGCTGGTGGCGATCGGCGGCGGCGGGCTGATCTCCGGCGTCGGGGTCGCGATGGCGGCGGGGCCTATGGTGATCGGCGTCGAGCCGGTCGGCGCCGCCTGCGCGCACGAAGCGAGACGCGTCGGCGCGCCGGTGGAGGCGGTTCCGACCTCATTCGCCAAGGACAGTCTTGGCGCGCCGGCGCTCGGGACATTGACGCACGAGTTGATTGATGTGCATGTCGAAGACCTCGTGCTGGTCGAGGATGACGCGATCCGCGCTGCGCAGGCGATGCTCTGGCGGGTCTGTTCGGTGGCGGCGGAGCCGGGCGGGGCATGCGCCCTGGCGGCGCTGATTTCGGGCGTTGTGACGCCGGAGCCGGGGGCGCATATCGGCGTTCTGGTCTGCGGCGCGAATTTCGATCTGGGAACGCTCCCGGACTGA
- the rpmE gene encoding 50S ribosomal protein L31, with amino-acid sequence MKKDIHPDYHFIDVKLLSGDVVKMRSTYGEENATLTLDIDPSAHPAWTGGNQRLMDTGGRVTRFKKKFEGFGF; translated from the coding sequence ATGAAAAAAGACATTCACCCGGATTACCACTTCATCGACGTCAAGCTGTTGAGCGGCGACGTCGTGAAGATGCGCTCCACCTATGGCGAAGAGAACGCGACTCTCACGCTGGACATCGACCCCTCTGCGCATCCGGCCTGGACCGGCGGCAACCAGCGGCTGATGGACACTGGCGGACGTGTGACCCGGTTTAAGAAGAAATTCGAGGGCTTCGGCTTCTGA
- a CDS encoding division plane positioning ATPase MipZ: MARAHVIVLGNEKGGSGKSTTAMHLFAALVRQGKRVGAMDLDLRQQSFFRYLDNRAAYAAKTGENLGAPERRNFAASRAVDRRDARVEDDESFGRALEELQALTDFILIDCPGAHSYFAQLAHASADTLITPMNDSLIDFDLLAHVDPGTEKVLGPSVYSEMVWRARQLRAKAGLKSIDWIVTRNRMSNLQAHNKRKVGRFLEELSTRIGFRIAPGFSERVIFRELFLDGLTLMDVKGGAMSLSHVAARQEVRDLLKTLALPGVTAAI; encoded by the coding sequence ATGGCCCGCGCTCATGTCATCGTACTCGGCAATGAGAAGGGCGGCTCTGGCAAATCAACGACGGCGATGCACCTCTTCGCCGCGCTCGTCCGTCAGGGCAAGCGCGTCGGGGCGATGGATCTCGACCTTCGTCAGCAGAGCTTCTTTCGCTATCTCGATAATCGCGCCGCCTACGCCGCCAAGACAGGCGAGAACCTCGGCGCGCCGGAGCGACGGAACTTCGCCGCTTCTCGCGCCGTCGACCGGCGCGACGCGCGGGTCGAGGACGACGAGAGCTTCGGCCGCGCGCTTGAGGAATTGCAGGCGCTCACGGATTTCATCCTGATCGACTGCCCCGGCGCGCACAGCTATTTCGCTCAGCTGGCGCACGCCAGCGCCGACACGCTGATCACGCCGATGAACGACAGCCTGATCGATTTCGATCTTCTCGCCCATGTCGACCCCGGCACCGAAAAGGTGCTTGGCCCTTCGGTATATTCGGAAATGGTCTGGCGCGCCCGCCAGCTTCGCGCCAAGGCCGGTCTGAAGTCGATCGACTGGATCGTCACCCGTAACCGGATGTCCAATCTTCAGGCCCATAACAAGCGAAAGGTCGGCCGGTTTCTGGAGGAGCTCTCGACCCGGATCGGATTCCGGATCGCGCCGGGGTTCTCCGAACGGGTGATCTTCCGCGAATTGTTTCTCGACGGCCTCACGCTCATGGATGTGAAGGGCGGCGCAATGTCGCTTTCCCATGTTGCGGCGCGTCAGGAAGTGAGAGACCTTCTGAAAACGCTCGCCTTGCCGGGGGTTACCGCTGCAATATGA
- a CDS encoding UDP-glucose dehydrogenase family protein: MRVAMIGTGYVGLVSGVCFSDFGHEVVCVDQQTEKIDTLNRGETPIYEPGLKALMAKNVDSGRLRFTTDLENAVAAADAVFIAVGTPARRGDGHADLSYVYAAAEEVAAAIDGFTVVITKSTVPVGANREVARRIRAARPDAPVAIVSNPEFLREGAAIEDFMRPDRVVVGLESDRDERARTVMSELYRPLNLRETPMVFTTLESAEITKYAANAFLAAKITFINEIADLCEKTGGDVQAVAKGMGLDNRIGGKFLHAGPGYGGSCFPKDTLALFHTAQELDSPLRIVETVIAVNNARKRRMAEKVIAACDGDVAGRRIAILGVTFKPDTDDMRDAPALVIAPTLIEAGAHVVIADPEGRKEGEALLPGAAWAVDAYDAATGADAVVIITEWNEFRGLDLPRLHALMAGDVMVDLRNIYRPAAAAAAGFAYSSVGRPAAAP, encoded by the coding sequence ATGCGCGTTGCGATGATCGGAACCGGTTATGTCGGCCTCGTATCCGGCGTCTGCTTCTCGGATTTCGGCCATGAGGTCGTCTGCGTGGATCAGCAGACCGAGAAGATCGACACCCTGAACCGCGGCGAGACGCCGATCTATGAGCCCGGGCTCAAGGCGCTGATGGCGAAGAACGTGGACTCCGGCCGGCTGCGCTTCACGACCGACCTGGAGAACGCGGTCGCGGCCGCCGACGCGGTTTTCATCGCGGTCGGGACGCCGGCGCGACGCGGCGACGGTCACGCCGATCTCAGCTACGTCTACGCGGCGGCGGAAGAAGTGGCGGCGGCGATCGATGGGTTCACCGTCGTGATCACCAAATCGACAGTCCCGGTCGGCGCCAATCGGGAGGTCGCGCGGCGCATCAGGGCGGCGCGGCCGGACGCGCCGGTCGCCATCGTCTCCAACCCTGAATTCCTGCGCGAAGGCGCGGCGATCGAGGATTTCATGCGCCCCGACCGCGTCGTCGTCGGTCTGGAGAGCGACAGGGACGAGCGGGCGCGCACAGTAATGAGCGAGCTTTATCGCCCGCTCAATCTTCGCGAAACGCCGATGGTCTTCACCACGCTGGAGAGCGCCGAGATCACCAAATACGCCGCCAACGCCTTCCTCGCCGCCAAGATCACCTTCATCAACGAGATCGCCGATCTCTGCGAGAAAACCGGCGGCGACGTTCAGGCGGTGGCCAAGGGCATGGGGCTCGACAACCGGATCGGCGGCAAGTTTCTCCACGCCGGGCCGGGCTATGGCGGCTCCTGCTTCCCGAAGGACACGCTGGCGCTTTTCCATACGGCGCAGGAACTGGATTCGCCGCTTCGCATCGTCGAAACGGTGATCGCGGTCAACAACGCGCGCAAGCGCAGGATGGCGGAAAAGGTGATCGCGGCCTGCGACGGCGATGTCGCGGGCAGGCGCATCGCGATTCTCGGCGTTACGTTCAAGCCCGACACCGACGACATGCGCGACGCGCCGGCTCTGGTCATCGCTCCGACGCTGATCGAGGCCGGCGCCCATGTCGTCATCGCCGACCCGGAGGGACGAAAGGAAGGCGAGGCGCTGCTGCCCGGCGCCGCCTGGGCGGTGGACGCCTACGACGCCGCGACCGGCGCGGACGCCGTCGTCATCATCACCGAGTGGAACGAGTTCAGAGGACTCGACCTCCCGCGGCTCCACGCGCTCATGGCCGGAGACGTGATGGTCGACCTGCGGAACATCTACCGGCCCGCCGCCGCGGCCGCCGCGGGCTTCGCCTACAGTTCGGTCGGCCGGCCCGCGGCCGCCCCCTGA
- a CDS encoding D-alanyl-D-alanine carboxypeptidase family protein, whose translation MGMLRTGIARLAIVLGVLCAAAGAASAAPYAALVMDARSGAILHEHDADRRLQPASLTKMMTLYLTFEAVTSGRLSLDQRVKISRRAAAQPASKIGMRVGQRVTIRDLIRAASVKSANDAAVALGEVLGGSEAEFARMMTAKAKSLGMMNTSFRNASGLTAKGQYSTARDMALMGRALFYDFPQYYNLFSRISTRTMGKTVYNTNRRLLRSYRGADGIKTGFTNAAGFNLVSSAERNGERIIAVVFGGRSSKSRNARIAELLDLGFRKAPRQAIVVSTAEMAARHGARSSVRMAAVTRSPTPVPRPGEVVDELRALIAQAGDAIIPAAQASESPEIYSSYSPRRSPSPLFKPGTAQKVAAPIPRPTNGKSAALEAQEVDWAVQIGVFSREETAIAELTSAALSDIGGLNRAGREVDTMTLSGRPAYRARLTGFDRPTALAACVALREHGRDCLPVADAAR comes from the coding sequence ATGGGTATGCTGCGCACGGGGATCGCCCGGTTGGCGATCGTGCTGGGGGTTCTATGCGCGGCGGCGGGCGCCGCTTCCGCGGCCCCCTACGCCGCACTGGTGATGGACGCGCGCTCCGGCGCGATTCTTCACGAGCATGACGCGGACCGAAGACTTCAACCGGCGTCGTTGACGAAGATGATGACGCTCTACCTTACATTCGAAGCGGTGACATCAGGCCGTCTGAGCCTTGACCAGCGCGTCAAGATTTCGCGCAGGGCGGCGGCGCAACCGGCTTCGAAGATCGGCATGCGGGTCGGCCAGCGGGTCACGATCCGGGATCTGATTCGCGCTGCGTCGGTCAAGTCGGCCAATGACGCGGCGGTCGCGCTCGGCGAGGTTCTCGGCGGCAGCGAGGCGGAGTTCGCGCGCATGATGACCGCGAAGGCGAAGTCGCTGGGCATGATGAACACGAGCTTTCGCAACGCTTCCGGTCTGACGGCCAAGGGGCAGTACTCCACCGCCCGCGACATGGCGCTCATGGGCCGTGCGCTGTTTTACGATTTCCCGCAATATTACAATCTCTTCAGCCGTATATCGACCCGCACGATGGGCAAGACGGTCTACAACACCAACCGGCGCCTGCTGAGGAGCTATCGCGGGGCGGACGGCATAAAGACCGGCTTCACGAACGCCGCCGGCTTCAATCTGGTGTCCTCGGCGGAGAGGAACGGGGAGCGGATCATCGCCGTGGTCTTCGGCGGGCGCAGCTCGAAATCCCGGAATGCGCGAATCGCCGAACTGCTCGATCTCGGCTTCCGCAAGGCGCCGCGACAGGCGATCGTGGTCTCCACCGCGGAGATGGCGGCGCGCCACGGCGCGAGGTCGTCGGTGCGGATGGCCGCGGTGACGCGAAGCCCGACGCCGGTTCCGCGGCCGGGCGAGGTTGTCGACGAGTTGCGCGCGCTGATCGCGCAGGCCGGCGACGCGATCATTCCGGCGGCGCAGGCGTCCGAAAGCCCGGAGATCTACTCCAGCTACTCCCCTCGTCGAAGCCCGTCGCCGCTGTTCAAACCCGGAACGGCGCAGAAGGTCGCCGCGCCAATTCCGCGCCCGACCAACGGCAAGTCCGCCGCGCTCGAAGCGCAGGAGGTCGACTGGGCGGTGCAGATCGGCGTCTTCTCTCGGGAGGAGACGGCGATCGCTGAACTCACCTCCGCGGCGTTGAGCGATATCGGCGGCCTCAACCGGGCCGGGCGGGAGGTCGACACGATGACGCTTTCCGGGCGGCCGGCCTATCGCGCGCGTCTGACCGGGTTTGATCGGCCCACTGCGCTGGCGGCCTGCGTCGCGCTGCGCGAGCACGGGCGTGACTGCCTGCCGGTCGCCGACGCCGCAAGGTAA
- a CDS encoding phasin family protein, producing MATAKDAAAKVETLAADAQKAATDQFEKISKSLEDVAAFGQDNMDALMKSSSVAVKAAEELNAEIMSFSKKSVEEAVASAKEMSSIKTVPEFVEKQAAFAKTSLDGYMKQAAKINEMFMAAAKDMAEPMNARAAAAADMVKSYRL from the coding sequence ATGGCCACCGCCAAAGACGCCGCCGCGAAAGTCGAGACCCTCGCCGCCGATGCGCAGAAAGCTGCGACCGACCAGTTCGAGAAGATCAGCAAATCCCTCGAGGACGTCGCCGCCTTCGGCCAGGACAACATGGACGCGCTGATGAAATCCTCCAGCGTCGCCGTCAAGGCCGCTGAAGAGCTGAACGCCGAGATCATGAGCTTCTCGAAGAAGTCCGTCGAGGAAGCCGTCGCCTCCGCCAAGGAGATGTCCTCGATCAAGACCGTGCCCGAGTTCGTTGAGAAGCAGGCCGCGTTCGCCAAGACCTCGCTGGACGGCTACATGAAGCAGGCCGCGAAGATCAACGAGATGTTCATGGCCGCCGCCAAGGACATGGCCGAGCCGATGAACGCGCGCGCCGCCGCCGCCGCCGACATGGTGAAGTCCTATCGCCTCTGA
- the clpS gene encoding ATP-dependent Clp protease adapter ClpS, translated as MIARPKSKTQRPSLYKVMLLNDDYTPMEFVVHVLERIFGLTNTQAVELMLTVHRRGLAVVGVFSFEVAETKVTQVMDYARRNEHPLQCTMEKE; from the coding sequence ATCATCGCCAGGCCCAAATCGAAAACGCAGCGTCCCTCGCTCTACAAGGTCATGCTGCTCAACGACGACTACACGCCGATGGAGTTCGTCGTTCATGTCCTGGAGCGCATTTTCGGGCTGACCAACACCCAGGCGGTCGAACTGATGCTGACCGTCCATCGCCGCGGCCTCGCGGTGGTCGGCGTATTCTCCTTCGAAGTGGCGGAGACCAAGGTGACGCAGGTCATGGACTATGCGCGCCGGAACGAGCATCCGCTGCAATGCACGATGGAAAAGGAATAG
- the clpA gene encoding ATP-dependent Clp protease ATP-binding subunit ClpA codes for MPSFTKSLEEAIHRALALANARRHELATLEHLLLSLVDEPEASGVMRACGVDVEALRAALTRFIDEELETLVSEIEGSEAAPTTGFQRVIQRAAIHVQSSGRSEVTGANVLVAIFAERESHAAFFLQEQDMTRYDAVNYISHGVAKDPAYGEPRQVRGAEDADEAETETPAGGKAEETALSKYCVDLNAKSRQGKVDPLIGRGDEVERCIQVLCRRRKNNPLLVGDPGVGKTAIAEGLAKKIVEGETPDVLAGATIFSLDMGALLAGTRYRGDFEERLKAVVKELEDHPDAILFIDEIHTVIGAGATSGGAMDASNLLKPALQSGTLRCMGSTTYKEYRQHFEKDRALSRRFQKIDVNEPSLDDAVKIIRGLKPYFEDHHEIRYTGEAVKLAVDLAHRYINDRKLPDSAIDIIDEAGAAQHLLADSKRKKTIGVKEIESVVAKIARIPPKSVSKDDAELLKDLEGKLKRVVFGQDRAIDALASAIKLSRAGLREPEKPIGSYLFAGPTGVGKTEVAKQLADILGVELLRFDMSEYMEKHSVSRLIGAPPGYVGFDQGGLLTDGVDQHPHVVLLLDEIEKAHPDVFNILLQVMDHGKLTDHNGKSVDFRNVVLIMTSNAGAAEQAATAIGFGRDRREGEDIAAIEKAFSPEFRNRLDAVVSFGALPREVILQVVEKFVLQLEAQLMDRAVAIELSPEAAGWLADKGYDDRMGARPLARVIQEHIKKPLAEELLFGKLAKGGLVKVEVRDGELALDITPPEAKRLSGDRPPLLTAE; via the coding sequence ATGCCGTCCTTCACCAAGTCGCTGGAAGAGGCCATCCACCGCGCGCTTGCGCTCGCCAACGCCCGTCGGCATGAACTGGCGACGCTGGAGCATCTCCTGCTCAGCCTTGTGGACGAACCGGAGGCCTCGGGCGTGATGCGCGCCTGCGGCGTCGATGTCGAGGCGCTGCGCGCCGCCCTCACTCGGTTCATCGATGAGGAGTTGGAGACGCTGGTCAGCGAGATCGAGGGATCGGAAGCTGCGCCGACCACGGGTTTTCAACGCGTGATCCAGCGCGCCGCGATCCATGTCCAGTCCTCAGGGCGCTCGGAAGTCACAGGCGCCAACGTGCTGGTCGCGATCTTCGCCGAGCGCGAGAGCCACGCCGCCTTCTTCCTGCAGGAACAGGACATGACCCGCTATGACGCGGTCAACTATATCAGCCACGGTGTCGCCAAGGACCCCGCCTATGGCGAGCCGCGGCAGGTGAGGGGCGCCGAGGACGCCGATGAGGCGGAGACCGAGACGCCCGCCGGCGGCAAGGCGGAGGAGACCGCGCTCTCGAAGTACTGCGTCGATCTCAACGCCAAGTCGCGCCAGGGCAAGGTCGACCCGCTGATCGGCCGCGGCGACGAGGTCGAGCGCTGCATCCAGGTGCTCTGCCGGCGGCGGAAGAACAACCCGCTGCTGGTCGGCGATCCCGGCGTCGGCAAGACCGCCATTGCGGAAGGTCTGGCGAAGAAGATTGTCGAGGGCGAGACGCCAGACGTGCTCGCCGGGGCGACGATCTTTAGCCTCGACATGGGCGCGCTTCTGGCCGGTACGCGCTATCGCGGCGATTTCGAGGAACGGCTGAAGGCCGTGGTGAAGGAGCTGGAGGATCACCCTGACGCGATTCTCTTCATCGACGAGATCCACACCGTGATCGGCGCCGGCGCCACCTCCGGCGGCGCGATGGACGCATCCAACCTCCTGAAGCCCGCGCTTCAGTCGGGGACGCTCCGCTGCATGGGCTCGACCACCTACAAGGAATATCGCCAGCATTTCGAGAAGGACCGCGCGCTTTCCCGCCGGTTCCAGAAGATCGACGTGAACGAGCCGAGCCTCGACGACGCGGTGAAGATAATCCGCGGCCTGAAACCCTATTTCGAGGATCACCACGAGATCCGCTACACCGGCGAGGCCGTGAAGCTGGCGGTCGATCTGGCGCATCGCTACATCAACGACAGGAAGCTCCCCGACAGCGCGATCGACATCATCGACGAGGCCGGCGCGGCTCAGCATCTGCTGGCCGACTCGAAGCGCAAGAAGACCATCGGCGTGAAGGAGATCGAATCGGTCGTGGCGAAGATCGCCCGCATCCCGCCGAAGAGCGTCTCCAAGGACGACGCCGAGCTTCTCAAGGATCTGGAGGGCAAGCTGAAGCGCGTCGTCTTCGGCCAGGATCGGGCGATCGACGCGCTGGCGAGCGCGATCAAGCTCAGCCGCGCCGGACTCCGCGAACCGGAAAAGCCGATCGGCTCCTATCTCTTCGCCGGGCCCACCGGTGTCGGCAAGACCGAGGTCGCGAAACAACTCGCGGATATTCTCGGGGTGGAGCTCCTGCGCTTCGACATGTCCGAATACATGGAGAAACACTCCGTCAGCCGCCTGATCGGCGCGCCCCCGGGCTATGTGGGCTTCGATCAGGGCGGGCTTCTGACCGACGGCGTCGATCAGCACCCGCATGTGGTCCTCCTTCTTGACGAGATCGAGAAGGCGCACCCCGACGTGTTCAACATCCTCCTGCAGGTGATGGATCACGGCAAACTGACGGACCACAACGGAAAATCGGTCGATTTCCGCAATGTCGTGCTGATCATGACCTCCAACGCCGGCGCCGCGGAGCAGGCCGCGACCGCAATCGGCTTCGGCCGCGACCGGCGCGAGGGCGAGGATATCGCCGCCATCGAGAAGGCCTTCAGCCCCGAGTTCCGCAACCGGCTCGACGCGGTGGTCAGCTTCGGCGCCCTCCCGCGCGAGGTGATCCTGCAGGTGGTGGAGAAGTTCGTTCTGCAGCTCGAAGCCCAGCTGATGGATCGCGCCGTCGCCATCGAGCTCTCCCCCGAGGCCGCCGGATGGCTGGCCGACAAGGGATATGACGACCGGATGGGCGCGCGCCCGCTCGCCCGGGTCATTCAGGAGCACATCAAGAAACCGTTGGCCGAGGAACTTCTCTTCGGCAAACTCGCCAAGGGCGGGCTGGTGAAGGTGGAGGTTCGCGATGGCGAACTTGCGCTCGATATCACGCCGCCGGAGGCGAAACGGCTTTCGGGCGACCGGCCGCCGCTCCTGACGGCGGAATAG